DNA from Bradyrhizobium japonicum USDA 6:
CGGCCTCCTCGCATCTTGCCTTCGACAAGATCGCGGCCAAGCATTTCGCCGCGCTCGGCGGCGTGACGCCGCCGGCCAATGTTGCGCTGGACGAGATCGACGAGGCCTTCGCCGAATACGGCCGGCTGATCGCAAAGCCGGCGCGCGACGGTTCGAGCTATGGCCTGATCTTCGTCAACGCCAGGCAGGATCTCGTCGCCGTCCGCAATGCGGCGAAGCACGAAGACTATGTGATCGAGCCCTACATCGCGGGCGTCGAGGCGACCTGCGGCGTGCTGGAGCGCACCGACGGCTCGATCATCTCGTTGCCGCCGATCGAGATCATTCCGGGCGAGGGCAATTTCGACTACGCCGCAAAATATCTCCTGAAGTCGACCCAGGAGATCTGCCCCGGCCGTTTTGCGCCCGAGATCACCGCTGCGCTGAAGGAGCAGGCGATGCTGGCGCATCGCGCGATGTCCTGCACCGGCTATTCCCGCTCTGACTTCATCGTCTCTGACAGGGGCCTGATCTATCTCGAGACCAACACGCTGCCCGGGCTGACCAAGTCCTCGCTCTACCCCAAGGCGCTGAAAGCCGAAGGCATCGAGTTCGTCGACTTCCTGCGTGGCCTGGTCGAGCTCGCCGGGCGGGACGTAAGAAAATAATTAGGACTGGTTAACGGCCGAACGGGCGAAATGGCCGGTTTTGGAACCCAAAACCGGTAAGATGCCGGGTATCGCGGCATAAATGCCTCACAAGCCTGGGCAAAACGCATCCGGCGTTAACGAAGTTTACCTTTTGTTTACCAGGACGTCCGAAGGTTAACGCTGGCGGCGCACATGACGCTTTGGCTGCCGGCGCGTGGGCTGTTGCGGGTGATGTCACCTCCAGCGAACGCTTTGAAGGGGAGAGGTTTTCTTCTTCTGAAGACCAGCACCCGGCCCGGCAAGTCCGAGACGTCATGTTCGCCAGGACCCGCGCGATGTCGCGGGCTAACTGTTGACGAGCTCGTGCAATGGATGGTGCAGGAAGCCTCACCCGGTCGTTTTTGAGATCGCTGAGGCCCCAAGCTGACCTGAAGGCGGCCGCTATCGGAGCGGTGGTGCTTCTGCGCGAGTGGGTGCAGGACAAGCGCGACCAGAAGCGCGCTGCCGCCCAGAACAAGATCAGGTCCAAGACCAAAGCCAAGCCCGTCGTCGAGCGCGAGCCGCCGCCGCGCGTGGTCGCGCTGGTCGAGCGCTATGCGCCGCGCCGGGTCGGGATCACCATGACCGTTCTGCTGCTGGCCGGAAGCTGTGGCTTCGGCATCGTCAGGGGTGGCCACCTCCAGGATTTCATCGCCGCAGTCAGCGACACCCGTAACGCGCTGGCGAATTCCGCGGGCTTCCGCATCACCTCCGTCGTGATCAACGGCCGCAAGCAGCTCAGCCAGGACGAGATCCTCGCGGTCGGCGGGGTCAGCGGCCGCTCCTCGCTGCTGTTCCTCGACGCCGACGTCGTGCGCGACAAGCTCAAGGCCAATCCCTGGATTGCGGATGCGACCGTGCTGAAGCTCTATCCGGGCCGGCTCATGATCGACATCACCGAGCGCCAGGCGTTCGCGCTGTGGCAGGAGGCCGGCCGGCTCTCCGTCATCGCCGATGATGGTGCGGTGCTCGAGCCTTACGTCTCGCGCCGGTTCCTGTCGCTGCCGCTCGTGGTCGGCAAGGGTGCCGACACCCAGGCGCGCGATTTCCTGGCGCTGCTGGCGCGCTATCCGCAGATCAATTCGGTGACCAAGGCCGCGATCTATGTCGGCGAGCGGCGCTGGAACCTGAGGCTCAAGGATGGCCTCGACATCCGTCTGCCCGAGCAGGACGTCGGCAACGCCCTCGCGACGCTGTCCAGGCTCGACAAGGAGGACAAGCTGTTCTCCCGCGACATCGTCGCCGTCGACATGCGCCTGCCCGATCGCCTGGTGGTGCAGCTGTCCGACGACGCCGCCAAGGCGCGCGAGGACCTGTTCAAGGACAAGAAGAAAAAGAAGGCCGGGGACGCCGCATGACCGGTCTTGATCGCACCCAGACCCCGAAGACACGCCCGATGCCGCACAGGCGCGGCGGCATCGTCGCCTGCCTCGACATCGGCACCAGCAAGATCGCGTGCATGATTGCGCGGCTGAAGCCGTCGGCGCCGAGCGACGCCTTGCGCGGCCGTACCCATGCGGTTGAATTGATCGGTTACAGCCAGATCCAGTCGCGCGGCATGAAGGCCGGCGCGGTGATCGATCTTGCCGAATGCGAGCAGGCGGTACGCCAGGCCGTCGGGCTGGCGGAGAAGATGGCCAAGGTGCGGGTCGAGTCCGTGCTGCTGTCGGTCTCCGGCGGCCGGCTTTCCGGCCAGCTGGTCGAAGCCGCCGCCGACATCCGCGGCGGCGCCGTGACGCCGGCCGATGTCAGCCGCGTCACTTCGACCGGCATGCGCCACGCCACCGGCGAGGGCCGCACCGTGCTGCACGCGCTGCCGGTCGGCTACACGCTCGACGGCGTCAAGGGCATCCGCGATCCGCGCGGCATGGTCGCGCATCAGTTCGGCGTCGACATGAACGTCGTCACCTGCGAGGCCACCGTTGCCCGCAACCTGATGCTGGCGGTGGAGCGCTGCCACATCAATGTCGAAGCCATGGCGGCGAGCCCGTATGTGGCCGGCCTGTCGGTGCTGACCGACGACGAGGCCGATCTCGGCGCCGCCGTCGTCGAGATGGGCGCGGGCACCACCACCATCGCGGTCTATTCCGGCGGCCGCTTCGTGTATGCGGCGGGCTTTGCGGTCGGCGGGCAACACATCACGATGGATCTCGCGCGCGGACTCTCCGCGACCATTGCCGATGCCGAGCGAATCAAGACGTTATATGGCACCGTCATCACCGGCGGATCGGACTCGCGTGAGCTGATGTCTGTACCGACAGCCGGTGACGAGCAGGATCTGCCGCAGATCGTCTCCCGCGCCACCATCGCCAATATTGTCAAGCACCGTGCCGAGGAAGTCTTCGAAATGGTTCGGGACAAGCTGAAGGATTCGCCCTTCGCCTCAGAGCCCAACGGCCGCGTTGTGCTCTCCGGCGGCGCCTCGCAGCTCACCGGCCTCGTCGAACTCGGCACGCAGATTCTCGGCCGGCCCGTGCGGGTCGGACGTCCGCTCGGTTTCGGCCGGCTGCCCAATGAGGCGAAGAACGCCGCGTTCGCGGTGCCGGCCGGGCTCCTCGTCTACCCGCAATATGTTCATCACGAGCATGTCGAACCGCGGCATACGCGGCAGCAGGTCAAGACAGGGACGGGCGGTTATTTTGGAAAGGTCGGACGATGGCTACGCGAGGGCTTCTGATGAACCGGTTCCGCAACCTTCGCATTTCACCAACTCCCGCGGCCGCCGGCCGGGGCGAACCCACGCGCGCGTGATCGAGAGGCAAACATGACCATCAGCATCAATGTTCCTGATATTCACGAATTGAAGCCCCGGATCACCGTGTTCGGCGTCGGTGGCGCCGGTGGCAACGCCGTCAACAACATGATCACGGCGGGCCTCCAGGGCGTCGACTTCGTGGTCGCCAACACCGACGCGCAGGCGCTGACGATGTCGAAGGCGCAGCGCATCGTGCAGATGGGCACCGCGGTCACGCAAGGCCTCGGCGCGGGTTCGCAGCCGAACGTCGGCGCGGCGGCGGCGGAAGAGGTGATCGACGAACTGCGCGACCATCTCTCGGGCGCCAACATGGTGTTCGTCACCGCCGGCATGGGCGGCGGCACCGGCACCGGTGCAGCTCCCGTCATCGCCAAGACCGCGCGCGACATGGGCATCCTCACCGTCGGCGTCGTGACCAAGCCGTTCCACTTCGAGGGCGGCCGCCGCATGCGCACCGCCGAGGCCGGCATCAACGAGCTGCACAAGGTCGTCGACACGCTCCTGATCATCCCGAACCAGAACCTGTTCCGGGTCGCCAACGAGAAGACCACCTTCGCCGACGCCTTCGCGATGGCCGACCAGGTGCTTTACTCCGGCGTTGCCTGCATCACCGACCTGATGGTCAAGGAAGGTCTGATCAACCTCGACTTCGCCGACGTTCGCGCCGTCATGCGCGAGATGGGCAAGGCGATGATGGGTACGGGCGAGGCTTCCGGTGACAAGCGCGCGCTGACCGCCGCTGAAGCCGCGATCGCCAACCCGCTGATCGACGATAGCTCGATGAAGGGCGCCAAGGGCCTCCTCATCTCGATCACCGGCGGCAAGGACCTCACCTTGTTCGAGGTTGACGAAGCCGCGACCCGCATCCGCGAGGAAGTCGACCAGGACGCCAACATCATCGTCGGTGCGACCTTCGACGAAGCGCTCGACGGCCTGATCCGGGTCTCGGTCGTTGCCACCGGCATCGAGCAGGCAACGATCGCCCGCAACACCCAGGCCACCAGCGCCCCGGTCGCGAACGCGGCACCGCAGCAGATCCAACAGGTGCAGCAGGCTCCCGCTGCTCCGGCCGCCGCTGCCGAGAGCCGTCTCGCCGACCTGACCGCGCGTCTGCGTGCCGACAATCAGCGCATGGCCGAGCGCGCCCAGAAGCTGGAAGCCCAGATCCCGACCGCCGCCCCGGGGGCTGCCGCGCCGACCGCGCCGCGTCCGAATGTCGAGCGCGCCGCGCTTGCCGCCATCGCGGCTGCCGTTGCCGAGGTCCCGCAGGCCCCCGCGCCGATGCAGACCTATGGCGACGTCACGGTACGCCCGATCGCGCAGAAGCCGACCCTGTTTCCGGAGCCTGACATGGCCCCGGTCGCGATGCAGGAGCCGATGACGCCGGAAACCTTCATCCCGCCGCAGGCCGAACGTGGGCCGGTCCGTGCCCCGCGGATGCCGCGTATCGACGAACTGCCGATGCCGGCCCAGGCCGAGCTTCGCCAGGCCCGCGGCGAGGCGGAAGAAGAGACCCCGCAAAAGACCCGCCTGTCGCTGCTGCAGCGTCTCGCCAATGTCGGCCTCGGCCGTCGCGACGAGGAGAGTGAGGCGCCGGTCACAGCCCGCACCGCCAGTCCCGCGATGCCGCCGCTGCCCGATCGCCGGCCCCCCCAGAAGACTGTGGCACAGCAAATCGCGGCCAGCGAGCCGGTATCGGAGTATGCCCGCCGTCCCGCGCCTCAGGGCCTGGACATGCACGGCCGCCCGGCGCCTGTTGCGCCGGCGCCACAGGGTGACGACCATCTTGATATCCCCGCCTTCCTGAGGCGTCAGGCGACGTGAGGATTGTTACAATAAGGCTGACGAAAAAGGTCCCGGCGGGAAGCTCGCCGGGACCTTTCCATTTGTCCCGTGCATGTCCGGATTGCGGGGCCAAGCAACTGATTTTAAATCATTAATTACGCATCCGGTGGTTCAGTAGAACTGCCGATAACGGTCCCGAACTCCGGCGCAATTTGGTTAAGCCTTGGCGCGAATACGGCAGGTTTGGGGTAACAATCGGTAAAAAAGCGTGAGTTGGCTTGTTTGAGGCAGTGACTATGGTTTGCCGTGACTTGGGGATACGGAGATTCGCAACCGTCGGCACTGGCCGGCCAAGCGGGCCTAGTATAAGTCGCAGTGGGTCGTAGTGGGGCGGGTTCCTGATGAAATTTAGCCGGCAAACAACGCTTCGTGCGCAAGCCACCGTGGCAGGCGTTGGCGTTCATTCCGGTCTTCCAGTCACTCTCACGCTGGGGCCCGCGCCCGTCGATGCGGGTTTTGTTTTTGTCCGCACCGGCCTTGAGGGAAGTGACCGTGAGATTCAGGCGACCGCCGACCAGGTGATCGCGACCGACTTCGCTACCGTCCTCGGCGATCGTGACGGCCCGTTGGTTTCCACCGCCGAGCACGTGCTCGCGGCGCTGCGGGGCATGGGCGTCGACAACGCCACCATCGAGATCGACGGCCCTGAAGTACCGATCATGGACGGCAGTGCCGCGGCCTTCATTGCCGCGATCGACCAGGCCGGCATCGTCAGCCAGCCGGCACAGCGCCGCTTCATTCAGGTTTTGAAGCCGATCTCGGCCAAGGTCGGTGACTCCTTCGGCGAGATCCGGCCCTACGCCAACGGGTTCCGCGTTGATATCGAGATCGACTTCACCAATCCCGTCATCGGCCAGCAGAGCTACGGCTTCGACCTGAACCCGGAGCGCTTCCGCCGTGAAGTCGGCCGCGCCCGGACTTTCGGCCTGATGTGCGACGTCGCCCGACTCTGGAGCGCGGGTTACGCACTCGGCGCTTCCTTCGACAATACCGTCGTGTTCGACGACGAGCGGCTGCTCAACACCGAGGGCCTGCGCTACGCCGACGAATGCGCCCGCCACAAGGTGCTGGACGTGATCGGCGATCTCGCGCTGGCCGGCCTGCCGCTGCTTGGCGCCTACCGCTCGGTGCGTGGCGGCCACAAGCTCAACCACGCTGTCCTGACCGCGCTGCTCGCCGACCGTACCGCCTGGCGGGTGGTCGAGGGCGAGGCGGTCCGCCGCACCACGCGTCCCGTGGGCGAAGTCGGTCGTGGCATCGTTGGCGGCCGGATCGCTGCGGCCTACGGGCCGGACGTGTCCTGACGGGACCTGTCGCCACTGGCGTTCTGTTGCCGCCTGCGTTTGGCGGCGGCTTTCCCCGGGAAACTCCTGGTAACGATGATCGGCTAGGATTGCGGCGCGTTCGCCTTAATCCGGGCGAAATGCCTGCCTATCCGGTTGGTTCGAGATCGTTTTTCGGTTACACGGCGTGGTCGCATGGCAGGCGCCACGGCTACATTTCGCGCCCATGACGGGGTTCATGGGCTGGCGGACACCGCATCACAGGGCGTCAGGGCTTAAATTCATGTCGGCACAGCGTATGACGCGCGGATATCTCTCGGTGTCGCCTGGAGTCCGCGGGCTGCTTCAAGCCGCCACCTTCGTGGTGCTCGCGCTGCCGCTGGCCGGCTGCGGCACCGGCTCGCTCTGGGACAAGTTCACCGCCAAGGATGACACCTTCGTCGAGGAGCCCGCCGACAAGATCTATAATGAGGGCCTGTACCTCATGAACGAGAAGAAGGACATGAAGGGGGCGAACAAGAAGTTCGAAGAGGTCGACCGCCAGCATCCTTATTCCGACTGGGCCCGCAAATCGCTGCTGATGTCGGCCTATGCCTCCTACCAGGGCGGCGACTATGACGGCTGCATCGGCGCCGCGACCCGCTACGTCACGCTGCATCCCGGCAGCCCGGACGCGGCCTATGCGCAGTACCTGATCGCCGCCTCCCATTACGACCAGATCCCGGACATCAGCCGCGACCAGGCACGCACCGAGAAGGCGATCGCCGCGCTGGAAGAGGTGAACCGCAAATATCCGAACTCGGAATATGCGACCTCGGCCAAAGCCAAGATCGAGGGTGCGCGCGACCAGCTCGCCGGCAAGGAAATGAATGTCGGCCGCTATTACATGCAGAAGCGCGACTACACGGCGGCGATCAACCGCTACAAGGCCGTCGTCACGCAGTACCAGACCACCCGCCATGTCGAGGAGGCGCTGTTCCGGCTCACCGAGGCCTATATGACGATCGGCATCGTCGCCGAGGCGCAGACCGCAGCCGCGGTGCTTGGCCACAATTTTCCTGACAGCCGCTGGTACAAGGACGCCTATAATCTTGTAAAATCCGGGGGTCTCGAGCCGAGCGAGAATCAGGGTTCCTGGATGAGCAGGGCCTTCAAGAAGATAGGCCTATAGTCTCGGCTAGGAAATTTGATTCCATGCTGGCGCGTCTGTCGATCCGTGACATCGTCCTGATCGAGCGGCTCGATATCGAATTCGCCACCGGACTTGCGGTTTTGACCGGTGAGACCGGTGCGGGCAAATCCATCCTGCTCGATGCCTTTGCACTGGCGCTCGGCGGCCGCGGCGATGCCGGGCTCGTGCGCCATGGCGCGGAGCAGGGGCAGGTCACCGCCGTCTTCGATATCCCCAAAAATCACCCCGCGACGAAGATTCTGGCCGAGAACGGCCTGGACGATACCGGCGAGATGATTCTCCGCCGGGTGCAACTCGCCGACGGCCGCACCCGCGCCTTCATCAACGACCAGTCCATCAGCGTGCAGACGCTGAAGGCGGTCGGTGGCGCCCTGGTCGAGATCCACGGCCAGCATGACGAGCGCGCGCTGGTCGATGCTGCCACCCACCGCCGCCTGCTCGACGCCTTTGCGGGGCTCGAAAAGGACGTCACCGTGGTCGAAGCGCTCTGGGACGCGCGCCGTACGGCCAGCGCCGCGCTGGAAGAGCACCGCGCCGCCATGGAGCGCGCCTCGCGCGAGGCGGACTATCTGCGCCACGCCTCCGACGAACTGAAGCAGCTCGCGCCCAAGGATGGCGAGGAGACCTCGCTCGCCGGTCGCCGCACCACCATGATGCAGGGCGAGAAGATCGCCTCCGATTTGCGGGAGGCGCAGGAAGCCGTCGGCGGCAATCATTCGCCGGTCGCCTCGCTATCGGCCGCCGTGCGCCGGCTGGAGCGGCGCGGTGTCAACTCGCCGGCGCTGGTCGAGCCTGCCGTGAAGGCGATCGACGCCGCGATCAACGCGCTGGAGGAAGCCGACCAGCATCTTCTGGCCGCGCTCGCCGCGACCGACTTCGACCCGGGCGAGCTCGAGCGCATCGAGGAGCGGCTGTTCGCCCTGCGCGCCGCCTCGCGCAAATATTCGACGCCGGTCGATGGCCTCGCCGCGCTTGCCGCCAAATACGCTGCCGATGTCGTCCTGATCGATGCCGGTGCTTCGCGGTTGAAGAAGCTGGAGCAGGCGGCGATCGAGGCTGACGCGCGCTATGCCGCTGCCGCCAAGAAACTGTCGATGGCGCGGCAGAAGTCGGCGGACAAGCTCAACAAGGCGGTCAACGCCGAGCTCGCGCCGCTCAAGCTCGAAC
Protein-coding regions in this window:
- a CDS encoding D-alanine--D-alanine ligase family protein, yielding MRITILFGGSNRERLVSVASAQALHQALPEADLWWWDVEDKVHVVQSKQLLEHARPFEDEFKPGTSGIPLGQALDRAKTEGRVLVLGLHGGRAENGELQVMCEARGVPFTGSGSASSHLAFDKIAAKHFAALGGVTPPANVALDEIDEAFAEYGRLIAKPARDGSSYGLIFVNARQDLVAVRNAAKHEDYVIEPYIAGVEATCGVLERTDGSIISLPPIEIIPGEGNFDYAAKYLLKSTQEICPGRFAPEITAALKEQAMLAHRAMSCTGYSRSDFIVSDRGLIYLETNTLPGLTKSSLYPKALKAEGIEFVDFLRGLVELAGRDVRK
- a CDS encoding cell division protein FtsQ/DivIB; this translates as MDGAGSLTRSFLRSLRPQADLKAAAIGAVVLLREWVQDKRDQKRAAAQNKIRSKTKAKPVVEREPPPRVVALVERYAPRRVGITMTVLLLAGSCGFGIVRGGHLQDFIAAVSDTRNALANSAGFRITSVVINGRKQLSQDEILAVGGVSGRSSLLFLDADVVRDKLKANPWIADATVLKLYPGRLMIDITERQAFALWQEAGRLSVIADDGAVLEPYVSRRFLSLPLVVGKGADTQARDFLALLARYPQINSVTKAAIYVGERRWNLRLKDGLDIRLPEQDVGNALATLSRLDKEDKLFSRDIVAVDMRLPDRLVVQLSDDAAKAREDLFKDKKKKKAGDAA
- the ftsA gene encoding cell division protein FtsA: MTGLDRTQTPKTRPMPHRRGGIVACLDIGTSKIACMIARLKPSAPSDALRGRTHAVELIGYSQIQSRGMKAGAVIDLAECEQAVRQAVGLAEKMAKVRVESVLLSVSGGRLSGQLVEAAADIRGGAVTPADVSRVTSTGMRHATGEGRTVLHALPVGYTLDGVKGIRDPRGMVAHQFGVDMNVVTCEATVARNLMLAVERCHINVEAMAASPYVAGLSVLTDDEADLGAAVVEMGAGTTTIAVYSGGRFVYAAGFAVGGQHITMDLARGLSATIADAERIKTLYGTVITGGSDSRELMSVPTAGDEQDLPQIVSRATIANIVKHRAEEVFEMVRDKLKDSPFASEPNGRVVLSGGASQLTGLVELGTQILGRPVRVGRPLGFGRLPNEAKNAAFAVPAGLLVYPQYVHHEHVEPRHTRQQVKTGTGGYFGKVGRWLREGF
- the ftsZ gene encoding cell division protein FtsZ — translated: MTISINVPDIHELKPRITVFGVGGAGGNAVNNMITAGLQGVDFVVANTDAQALTMSKAQRIVQMGTAVTQGLGAGSQPNVGAAAAEEVIDELRDHLSGANMVFVTAGMGGGTGTGAAPVIAKTARDMGILTVGVVTKPFHFEGGRRMRTAEAGINELHKVVDTLLIIPNQNLFRVANEKTTFADAFAMADQVLYSGVACITDLMVKEGLINLDFADVRAVMREMGKAMMGTGEASGDKRALTAAEAAIANPLIDDSSMKGAKGLLISITGGKDLTLFEVDEAATRIREEVDQDANIIVGATFDEALDGLIRVSVVATGIEQATIARNTQATSAPVANAAPQQIQQVQQAPAAPAAAAESRLADLTARLRADNQRMAERAQKLEAQIPTAAPGAAAPTAPRPNVERAALAAIAAAVAEVPQAPAPMQTYGDVTVRPIAQKPTLFPEPDMAPVAMQEPMTPETFIPPQAERGPVRAPRMPRIDELPMPAQAELRQARGEAEEETPQKTRLSLLQRLANVGLGRRDEESEAPVTARTASPAMPPLPDRRPPQKTVAQQIAASEPVSEYARRPAPQGLDMHGRPAPVAPAPQGDDHLDIPAFLRRQAT
- the lpxC gene encoding UDP-3-O-acyl-N-acetylglucosamine deacetylase; translated protein: MKFSRQTTLRAQATVAGVGVHSGLPVTLTLGPAPVDAGFVFVRTGLEGSDREIQATADQVIATDFATVLGDRDGPLVSTAEHVLAALRGMGVDNATIEIDGPEVPIMDGSAAAFIAAIDQAGIVSQPAQRRFIQVLKPISAKVGDSFGEIRPYANGFRVDIEIDFTNPVIGQQSYGFDLNPERFRREVGRARTFGLMCDVARLWSAGYALGASFDNTVVFDDERLLNTEGLRYADECARHKVLDVIGDLALAGLPLLGAYRSVRGGHKLNHAVLTALLADRTAWRVVEGEAVRRTTRPVGEVGRGIVGGRIAAAYGPDVS
- a CDS encoding outer membrane protein assembly factor BamD; amino-acid sequence: MSAQRMTRGYLSVSPGVRGLLQAATFVVLALPLAGCGTGSLWDKFTAKDDTFVEEPADKIYNEGLYLMNEKKDMKGANKKFEEVDRQHPYSDWARKSLLMSAYASYQGGDYDGCIGAATRYVTLHPGSPDAAYAQYLIAASHYDQIPDISRDQARTEKAIAALEEVNRKYPNSEYATSAKAKIEGARDQLAGKEMNVGRYYMQKRDYTAAINRYKAVVTQYQTTRHVEEALFRLTEAYMTIGIVAEAQTAAAVLGHNFPDSRWYKDAYNLVKSGGLEPSENQGSWMSRAFKKIGL
- the recN gene encoding DNA repair protein RecN, yielding MLARLSIRDIVLIERLDIEFATGLAVLTGETGAGKSILLDAFALALGGRGDAGLVRHGAEQGQVTAVFDIPKNHPATKILAENGLDDTGEMILRRVQLADGRTRAFINDQSISVQTLKAVGGALVEIHGQHDERALVDAATHRRLLDAFAGLEKDVTVVEALWDARRTASAALEEHRAAMERASREADYLRHASDELKQLAPKDGEETSLAGRRTTMMQGEKIASDLREAQEAVGGNHSPVASLSAAVRRLERRGVNSPALVEPAVKAIDAAINALEEADQHLLAALAATDFDPGELERIEERLFALRAASRKYSTPVDGLAALAAKYAADVVLIDAGASRLKKLEQAAIEADARYAAAAKKLSMARQKSADKLNKAVNAELAPLKLERAKFMTQVETDEAAPGPQGFDRVEFWVQTNPGTKPGPMMKVASGGELSRFLLALKVVLSDRGSAPTLVFDEIDTGVGGAVADAIGGRLARLAGKVQVMAVTHAPQVAARAGQHLLISKDALDKGKRVATRVNALAADHRREEIARMLAGAEITAEARAAAERLLKAATA